In the Staphylococcus condimenti genome, one interval contains:
- the lpdA gene encoding dihydrolipoyl dehydrogenase: MVVGDFPIETDTIVIGAGPGGYVAAIRAAQLGQKVTIVEKGELGGVCLNVGCIPSKALLHVSHVFQEAQHSDNLGIIAKDVELKYDKVQDFKKSVVKKLTGGVEGLLKGNKVEIVKGEAYFHDSNSLRVMDEKSAQTYNFKNAIIATGSRPIEIPNFKFGERVIDSTGALNLQEAPKKLVVVGGGYIGSELGTAFANFGTEVTILEGAKDILGGFEKQMTQPVKKKMKEKGIEIVTEAMAKSAEETADGVKVTYEAKGEEKSIEADYVLVTVGRRPNTDEMGLEELGLKFADRGLLEVDDQSRTSVKNIFAIGDIVPGLPLAHKASYEGKVAAEAISGEKSAVDYIGMPAVCFTEPELATVGYNEAQAKEEGLDYKASKFPYAANGRALSLDDTTGFVKLLTLKEDGTLIGAQVVGTGASDIISELGLAIESGMNAEDIALTVHAHPTLGEMSMEAAEKAIGLPIHTM; the protein is encoded by the coding sequence ATGGTAGTTGGTGATTTTCCAATTGAAACAGATACTATTGTAATCGGAGCAGGTCCTGGGGGTTATGTTGCAGCAATCCGCGCAGCACAATTAGGACAAAAAGTTACAATCGTTGAGAAAGGCGAATTAGGCGGTGTATGTCTTAACGTAGGATGTATCCCATCTAAAGCATTATTGCACGTTTCACACGTATTCCAAGAAGCGCAACATTCAGATAACTTAGGTATTATCGCTAAAGATGTTGAACTTAAATATGATAAAGTTCAAGACTTCAAAAAATCTGTCGTTAAAAAATTAACTGGCGGTGTTGAAGGTTTATTAAAAGGAAACAAAGTTGAAATTGTAAAAGGTGAAGCTTACTTCCACGACAGCAACAGCTTACGTGTTATGGATGAAAAAAGTGCACAAACTTACAACTTCAAAAATGCAATCATTGCTACAGGTTCTAGACCGATTGAAATTCCTAATTTCAAATTCGGTGAACGTGTTATCGACTCAACAGGCGCTTTAAACTTACAAGAAGCTCCTAAAAAATTAGTCGTAGTAGGCGGCGGTTACATTGGTTCTGAATTAGGTACAGCATTTGCGAACTTCGGTACAGAAGTTACTATTTTGGAAGGTGCCAAAGATATCTTAGGCGGTTTCGAAAAACAAATGACACAACCTGTTAAGAAAAAAATGAAAGAAAAAGGTATCGAAATCGTTACTGAAGCAATGGCTAAATCTGCAGAAGAAACAGCAGACGGTGTTAAAGTAACTTACGAAGCTAAAGGCGAAGAAAAATCAATCGAAGCTGATTATGTTTTAGTTACAGTTGGACGTCGTCCAAACACTGACGAAATGGGTCTTGAAGAATTAGGACTTAAATTTGCTGACCGCGGATTATTAGAAGTTGACGATCAAAGTCGTACTTCTGTTAAAAATATCTTTGCTATCGGTGATATCGTTCCTGGTTTACCACTTGCGCATAAAGCAAGCTATGAAGGTAAAGTTGCTGCTGAAGCAATTTCAGGTGAAAAATCTGCAGTAGATTACATTGGTATGCCTGCTGTATGTTTCACTGAACCAGAATTAGCAACTGTAGGTTATAACGAAGCACAAGCTAAAGAAGAAGGCTTGGATTATAAAGCTTCTAAATTCCCTTATGCTGCTAACGGTCGTGCATTATCATTAGACGATACTACTGGATTTGTTAAATTGTTAACACTTAAAGAAGATGGTACTTTAATCGGTGCTCAAGTTGTAGGTACTGGTGCTTCTGATATCATCTCTGAATTAGGTTTAGCTATTGAATCTGGTATGAATGCTGAAGATATCGCATTAACAGTACATGCTCACCCAACTTTAGGTGAAATGAGCATGGAAGCTGCTGAAAAAGCAATCGGATTACCAATCCACACTATGTAA
- a CDS encoding helix-turn-helix domain-containing protein, whose amino-acid sequence MNIGQKLRNLRKIKNLTQEELAERTDLSKGYISQIESSQSSPSMETFLHLLEVLGTSPELFFKEKPKEKVLYPKAEQAVYDEYDEGYILNWPINRSNDFEMEPLLITLRPNTSYKTFKPSESDTFIYCFEGELTLTLGEETYIANEGDALYFKAEEKHQLSNTTDFYAKAMIVATASYL is encoded by the coding sequence TTGAATATTGGTCAGAAACTGCGTAACTTACGTAAAATTAAAAATTTAACACAAGAAGAATTAGCTGAACGTACAGATTTATCAAAAGGTTATATTTCACAGATTGAAAGTAGTCAGTCTTCACCCAGCATGGAAACCTTTTTGCATTTGTTAGAAGTACTCGGCACTTCACCAGAATTATTTTTTAAAGAGAAGCCCAAAGAGAAAGTGTTATATCCAAAAGCAGAACAAGCTGTATATGATGAATATGACGAAGGTTATATTTTAAATTGGCCTATTAATCGTTCTAATGATTTTGAAATGGAGCCGTTGCTGATTACACTTCGTCCTAATACTTCATACAAAACATTCAAACCATCCGAATCAGACACTTTTATTTATTGTTTTGAAGGAGAACTAACTTTAACTTTAGGCGAAGAGACATATATTGCAAACGAAGGGGATGCGCTTTATTTTAAAGCAGAAGAAAAGCATCAGCTTTCAAATACTACAGATTTTTACGCAAAGGCAATGATTGTTGCGACTGCGTCATATTTATAG
- a CDS encoding UPF0223 family protein: MEYQYPIDVDWSQDEMLAVINFFNKIEDYYERKVEGSALKNAYSDFKKVVPGKADEKNIFDDFEKSSGYNSYKVVKLVKDNPDEKYFSANE; the protein is encoded by the coding sequence ATGGAATATCAATATCCAATCGATGTTGATTGGTCACAAGATGAAATGCTTGCGGTCATTAATTTCTTTAATAAAATTGAAGATTATTATGAAAGAAAAGTAGAAGGATCTGCTTTGAAAAATGCATATAGCGACTTTAAAAAAGTAGTCCCTGGCAAAGCGGATGAAAAAAATATCTTTGATGATTTTGAAAAAAGCAGCGGCTACAACAGCTATAAAGTTGTGAAGTTAGTCAAAGATAATCCTGATGAAAAATATTTCAGCGCAAATGAATAA
- a CDS encoding alpha-ketoacid dehydrogenase subunit beta — protein MAQMTMVQAINNALKTELQNDENVLVFGEDVGVNGGVFRVTEGLQKEFGEDRVFDTPLAESGIGGLALGLAAEGFRPVMEIQFLGFVFEVFDSVAGQIARTRFRSGNTKPAPVTIRTPFGGGVHTPELHADNLEGILAQSPGLTVVIPSNPYDAKGLLISAIKSNDPVVYLEHMKLYRSFREEVPEEEYEIELGKAKVKKEGTDLTVIAYGAMVQESLKAAEELEKDGVSVEVIDLRTVQPVDYETLVASVEKTGRAVVVQEAQRQAGVGAQVAAELSERAILSLEAPIARVAAADTVYPFTEAENVWLPNKNDIIEHANATLNF, from the coding sequence ATGGCACAAATGACAATGGTACAAGCGATTAACAACGCACTTAAAACTGAACTGCAAAATGATGAAAATGTGTTAGTTTTTGGTGAAGACGTTGGTGTTAACGGTGGCGTATTCCGTGTAACGGAAGGTTTACAAAAAGAATTCGGTGAAGATCGTGTGTTCGATACTCCATTAGCTGAATCAGGAATCGGCGGTTTAGCTTTAGGTTTAGCTGCTGAAGGATTCCGTCCTGTAATGGAAATCCAATTCTTAGGTTTCGTATTCGAAGTATTCGACTCTGTAGCTGGACAAATTGCACGTACACGTTTCCGTTCAGGCAACACTAAACCAGCACCTGTAACAATCCGTACACCATTCGGTGGTGGTGTGCATACACCAGAACTTCACGCTGATAACTTAGAAGGTATTTTAGCGCAATCTCCTGGATTGACTGTTGTTATCCCTTCTAACCCTTACGATGCAAAAGGTTTATTGATCTCTGCAATTAAAAGCAACGACCCAGTCGTTTATTTAGAGCATATGAAATTGTATCGTTCATTCCGTGAAGAAGTTCCGGAAGAAGAATATGAAATTGAACTTGGAAAAGCTAAAGTGAAAAAAGAAGGTACAGACCTTACTGTTATCGCTTACGGCGCAATGGTTCAAGAATCATTAAAAGCAGCTGAAGAACTTGAAAAAGACGGCGTTTCTGTTGAAGTGATCGACTTACGTACAGTTCAACCAGTTGATTATGAAACATTAGTTGCTTCTGTTGAAAAAACAGGCCGCGCAGTTGTAGTACAAGAAGCACAACGCCAAGCTGGTGTAGGTGCACAAGTTGCAGCTGAGTTATCTGAACGCGCAATTCTTTCATTAGAAGCTCCGATTGCACGTGTTGCAGCAGCAGACACTGTTTATCCGTTCACTGAAGCTGAAAACGTTTGGTTACCAAACAAAAACGATATCATTGAACATGCTAACGCAACTTTAAACTTCTAA
- the pdhA gene encoding pyruvate dehydrogenase (acetyl-transferring) E1 component subunit alpha, with translation MAPKLQAQFDAEKVLKDTEAQFKMVQILDQDGNVVNEDLLPDLTDDQLVELMERMVWTRVLDQRSVSLNRQGRLGFYAPTAGQEASQLASQYALEKGDWILPGYRDVPQLIWHGLPLTEAFLFSRGHFKGNQIPEGVNAFSPQIIIGAQYVQTAGVALGIKKRGKDAVAITYTGDGGSSQGDFYEGINFASAYKVPAIFVIQNNNYAISTPRSKQTAAQTLAQKAIAVGIPGIQVDGMDPLAVYQATKEARDRAVNGEGPTLIETMTYRYGPHTMAGDDPTRYRTSDEDSEWEKKDPLVRFRKFLEGKGLWSEEKETEVMDQAKDDIKKAIKEADKVEKQKVTDLMEIMYEEMPSNLAEQYEIYKEKESK, from the coding sequence ATGGCTCCGAAGTTACAAGCCCAATTCGACGCTGAGAAAGTATTGAAAGATACTGAAGCACAATTTAAGATGGTTCAAATATTGGACCAAGATGGGAACGTAGTTAACGAAGACTTATTACCAGACTTAACTGATGATCAATTAGTTGAATTAATGGAAAGAATGGTTTGGACACGTGTCTTAGACCAACGTTCTGTATCATTAAACAGACAAGGACGTTTAGGTTTCTATGCGCCAACTGCTGGTCAAGAAGCTTCACAACTTGCTTCTCAATATGCTCTTGAAAAAGGAGACTGGATTCTTCCAGGTTACCGTGATGTTCCACAATTAATTTGGCACGGTTTACCATTAACAGAAGCTTTCTTATTCTCTAGAGGACATTTTAAAGGAAATCAAATACCTGAAGGTGTAAACGCATTCAGTCCTCAAATTATTATCGGTGCTCAATATGTACAAACTGCTGGTGTAGCACTTGGTATTAAAAAACGCGGTAAAGATGCAGTAGCAATTACTTATACTGGTGATGGTGGATCATCACAAGGTGATTTCTATGAAGGTATCAACTTCGCATCTGCATATAAAGTACCTGCTATCTTTGTAATTCAAAATAACAACTACGCTATTTCAACACCAAGAAGCAAACAAACTGCTGCGCAAACATTAGCTCAAAAAGCGATTGCAGTAGGTATTCCTGGTATTCAAGTAGATGGTATGGATCCTTTAGCTGTATATCAAGCAACTAAAGAAGCACGTGATCGTGCAGTAAATGGAGAAGGACCAACTTTAATTGAAACAATGACTTACCGTTATGGTCCGCATACAATGGCTGGTGACGATCCAACTCGTTACAGAACTTCTGATGAAGATTCAGAATGGGAGAAAAAAGACCCATTAGTTCGTTTCAGAAAATTCTTAGAAGGCAAAGGATTATGGTCTGAAGAGAAAGAAACAGAAGTTATGGATCAAGCTAAAGATGACATTAAGAAAGCAATCAAAGAAGCTGATAAAGTTGAAAAACAAAAAGTGACTGACTTAATGGAAATCATGTATGAAGAAATGCCGTCTAACTTGGCAGAACAATATGAAATTTACAAAGAGAAGGAGTCGAAGTAA
- a CDS encoding dihydrolipoamide acetyltransferase family protein — MAFEFKLPDIGEGIHEGEIVKWFVKAGDEIEEDDILAEVQNDKSVVEIPSPVSGTIEEVVVDEGTVAVVGDTIVKIDAPDAEEMSFKGGHSHDDSKEESAEQQETKQQAATVSEEGTESASGDAPQTPVQDEEIDENRVVKAMPSVRKFARDNDVNIKAVKGSGKNGRITKADVEAYLSGDTSSSVDESAASSESAPAETSSAQSAPVSAEGEFPEIREKIPAMRKAIAKAMVNSKHTAPHVTLMDEVEVQALWDHRKKFKEIAAEQGTKLTFLPYVVKALVSALKKYPALNSEFDEENGEVVNKHYWNIGIAADTERGLLVPVVKHADRKSMFEISDEINELAVKARDGKLTSDEMKGASCTISNIGSAGGQWFTPVINYPEVAILGIGRIAQKPIVKDGEIVAAPVLALSLSFDHRQIDGATGQNAMNHIKRLLNNPELLLMEG, encoded by the coding sequence GTGGCATTTGAATTTAAATTACCCGATATTGGTGAAGGTATCCACGAAGGTGAAATTGTAAAGTGGTTTGTTAAAGCTGGAGACGAAATTGAAGAAGATGATATCTTAGCTGAGGTTCAAAATGATAAATCAGTTGTAGAAATCCCTTCTCCAGTTTCAGGTACAATCGAAGAAGTTGTAGTTGACGAAGGTACAGTAGCAGTTGTAGGTGACACAATTGTTAAAATTGACGCACCTGATGCAGAAGAAATGTCATTCAAAGGCGGACACAGCCACGATGACAGCAAAGAAGAATCAGCAGAACAACAAGAAACTAAACAACAAGCAGCAACAGTTTCAGAAGAGGGAACTGAATCAGCTTCTGGTGATGCACCGCAAACACCAGTTCAAGATGAAGAAATTGACGAAAACCGCGTTGTTAAAGCAATGCCTTCAGTTCGTAAATTTGCTCGTGATAATGATGTAAATATCAAAGCTGTTAAAGGTTCTGGTAAAAACGGACGTATCACTAAAGCAGACGTTGAAGCTTACTTAAGCGGAGATACAAGTTCTAGCGTTGATGAAAGCGCTGCATCAAGCGAATCAGCACCTGCAGAAACTTCATCAGCACAATCAGCACCTGTATCAGCTGAAGGTGAATTCCCAGAAATACGCGAAAAAATCCCAGCAATGCGTAAAGCAATTGCAAAAGCTATGGTAAACTCTAAACATACTGCGCCTCATGTAACATTGATGGACGAAGTAGAAGTACAAGCTTTATGGGATCACCGTAAAAAATTCAAAGAGATTGCTGCGGAACAAGGTACTAAATTAACATTCTTACCTTATGTTGTTAAAGCACTAGTTTCAGCGCTTAAGAAATACCCAGCATTAAACTCTGAATTTGATGAAGAAAACGGTGAAGTAGTTAATAAACACTACTGGAATATCGGTATTGCTGCTGATACAGAACGTGGTCTATTAGTACCAGTTGTTAAACACGCTGATCGCAAATCAATGTTCGAAATTTCAGATGAAATCAACGAACTTGCTGTTAAAGCTCGTGATGGTAAATTGACTTCTGACGAAATGAAAGGTGCTTCATGCACAATCAGTAACATCGGTTCTGCAGGCGGTCAATGGTTCACTCCTGTAATTAACTACCCTGAGGTAGCAATTTTAGGAATCGGCCGTATCGCTCAAAAACCTATTGTTAAGGATGGGGAAATTGTAGCAGCACCTGTATTAGCATTATCATTAAGCTTTGACCATAGACAAATTGATGGTGCTACTGGTCAAAACGCAATGAACCACATCAAACGTTTATTAAATAATCCAGAATTATTATTAATGGAGGGGTAA
- a CDS encoding ABC transporter substrate-binding protein, which produces MKKFVQLIVGALILGLIFLGLSKWYSSEDNQKTGKKIYVYNWGEYIDPDLIKKFEKETGIKVVYETFDSNEAMEAKIRNGGTHYDVAFPSEYTVQKMKKDYLLLPLDHQKLPNMKNLDSNYMNMDYDRHNRYSVPYFFGTVGIIYNKDAYPKEDFTSWHSLYNPKFKNDIILVDGAREIMGMSLNKLGYSLNDTNPKHLQEAENDLNHLAPQVKGVVGDEVTMMLEQHEANIAVVWSGTAAPIVQEHPEFNYVVPKEGSNLWFDNMVIPKTAQNKEGAYQFINFLLDAQNSKQNTEWVGYATPNKAAAQKLPAEIRNDHRFYPTKDTQNRLEVYKDLGKDILSDYNEHFLNFKMTLQ; this is translated from the coding sequence ATGAAAAAATTTGTTCAACTAATTGTTGGTGCATTGATACTGGGTCTCATATTTTTAGGTCTTAGTAAATGGTATAGTTCAGAAGATAATCAAAAAACAGGAAAAAAGATTTATGTCTATAATTGGGGAGAATATATCGATCCTGATCTAATTAAGAAATTTGAAAAAGAGACTGGAATCAAGGTAGTATATGAAACGTTTGATTCAAATGAAGCGATGGAAGCAAAAATACGAAATGGCGGTACGCATTATGATGTGGCTTTTCCTAGCGAATACACAGTTCAAAAGATGAAAAAAGATTATTTATTATTACCGTTAGATCATCAAAAACTGCCGAACATGAAAAATTTAGATTCTAATTATATGAATATGGATTATGATCGACACAATCGCTATTCAGTGCCTTACTTTTTTGGAACAGTAGGAATTATTTATAATAAAGATGCTTATCCAAAAGAAGATTTTACAAGTTGGCATAGTTTATATAATCCTAAGTTTAAAAATGATATTATATTAGTGGACGGTGCCCGAGAGATTATGGGTATGAGTTTAAATAAATTAGGATACAGTCTTAACGATACAAATCCGAAGCATCTGCAAGAAGCGGAAAATGACTTGAACCACCTCGCTCCGCAAGTCAAAGGCGTAGTCGGAGATGAAGTTACCATGATGCTTGAACAACATGAAGCAAATATTGCTGTTGTTTGGAGTGGTACTGCAGCACCGATTGTCCAAGAACATCCTGAATTCAATTATGTGGTACCAAAAGAAGGTTCTAATTTATGGTTTGATAATATGGTAATCCCTAAAACAGCTCAAAATAAAGAAGGGGCATATCAATTTATCAATTTCTTGTTAGATGCGCAAAATAGTAAGCAGAATACAGAATGGGTCGGTTATGCGACACCAAACAAAGCAGCTGCACAAAAATTACCAGCTGAAATTCGAAATGATCATCGATTTTATCCAACAAAAGATACTCAAAATAGGCTTGAAGTATATAAAGATTTGGGTAAAGATATTCTAAGTGATTATAACGAGCATTTTTTGAATTTTAAAATGACGTTACAATAG
- a CDS encoding ABC transporter permease: protein MKWYGKLYLGLLVIGLYIPIIFLMVYSFNSAGNMIHFEGFTLEHYQTLFQDDRLMSILFNTIAVALLAASISTIIGTLGAIALYQLRQKKLRLTFLTLNNVLLVSSDVVIGASFLIMFTAIGHFTGLGLGFWTVLVSHIAFCIPIVVIIILPQLYDMNQHMFDAARDLGASEWQILNRVMLPNLMPAVIAGFFMALTYSLDDFTVSFFVTGNGFSVLSVEVYAMARKGISMEINAISTLIFMVIVVGILGYYLVQRFTKHRLSVKRGIMR, encoded by the coding sequence ATGAAATGGTATGGTAAATTATATCTTGGTTTATTAGTTATTGGGTTGTATATTCCAATTATTTTCTTAATGGTATATTCGTTTAACTCAGCGGGCAACATGATTCACTTTGAAGGGTTTACTTTAGAGCATTACCAAACGCTATTTCAAGATGACCGTCTGATGTCGATTCTTTTTAATACGATAGCAGTAGCATTGTTGGCTGCTTCTATTTCAACAATTATCGGTACACTGGGTGCAATTGCATTGTATCAATTGCGCCAAAAGAAATTGCGCTTAACTTTCTTGACATTGAATAATGTATTGCTTGTTTCATCTGATGTTGTAATTGGTGCATCATTTTTAATTATGTTCACAGCTATCGGACATTTTACAGGACTAGGGCTCGGATTTTGGACTGTGCTCGTTTCTCACATTGCTTTTTGTATACCGATTGTTGTGATTATTATCTTGCCGCAGCTGTATGATATGAATCAGCATATGTTTGATGCTGCACGAGATTTAGGTGCGAGTGAATGGCAGATTTTAAACCGTGTGATGCTGCCTAACTTGATGCCTGCTGTGATTGCTGGATTTTTCATGGCTCTTACTTATTCACTAGATGATTTCACTGTAAGCTTTTTCGTGACGGGTAATGGATTCAGTGTATTATCTGTTGAAGTTTATGCGATGGCTCGCAAAGGAATCAGTATGGAAATCAATGCAATTTCAACATTAATCTTTATGGTGATTGTTGTCGGTATTTTAGGTTATTATCTTGTACAACGATTTACTAAACACAGACTTTCAGTGAAGCGAGGTATCATGCGATGA
- a CDS encoding ABC transporter permease: MSKMNKWLFIPYIIWMIGFIIIPVILLVYFSFIDIHGHFSFTNYEQIFSMRYFKMMAYSILYAAIITIVTLIISYPAAYFIRNSVNQNLWILILIIPTWINLLLKTYAFIGIFSHDGIINQILGWLHLPKAELLFTAPAFVIVASYIYIPFMILPIFNSMKTIPENLLQAASDLGAGKWTTFRKIILPLTKEGVLSGIQVTFIPALSLFMITRLIAGNKVMNIGTSIEEQFLVIQNYGMGSTIAIALIVFMAVVLIITKSGNEGGRRS; encoded by the coding sequence ATGAGCAAGATGAATAAATGGTTGTTTATTCCTTATATCATTTGGATGATTGGTTTCATTATTATTCCGGTTATTTTGCTTGTTTACTTTTCATTTATCGATATACACGGACATTTCAGTTTTACGAATTATGAGCAGATATTTTCAATGCGCTATTTTAAAATGATGGCATATTCAATTTTGTATGCGGCTATCATTACAATTGTTACTTTAATTATCAGTTATCCGGCAGCGTATTTTATTCGTAATTCTGTCAATCAAAACTTATGGATATTGATTCTCATTATCCCGACATGGATTAATTTACTTCTTAAGACGTATGCATTTATCGGGATTTTCAGTCATGATGGTATTATCAATCAAATTTTAGGTTGGTTGCATCTTCCGAAAGCAGAATTACTATTTACAGCGCCTGCTTTTGTTATTGTTGCAAGTTATATTTATATTCCATTCATGATTTTGCCTATTTTCAATAGTATGAAAACAATTCCTGAAAATTTACTGCAAGCTGCAAGTGATCTGGGAGCGGGAAAATGGACGACTTTTAGAAAAATTATTTTACCGCTTACTAAAGAAGGCGTGTTATCAGGAATTCAAGTAACATTCATTCCTGCCTTGTCGCTCTTCATGATTACACGTTTAATCGCCGGAAACAAAGTGATGAATATCGGGACATCTATAGAAGAACAATTTTTAGTAATACAAAACTATGGTATGGGTTCTACCATTGCGATTGCACTAATTGTCTTTATGGCAGTAGTTCTGATTATTACGAAGTCCGGTAATGAAGGGGGCAGACGCTCATGA
- a CDS encoding ABC transporter ATP-binding protein produces the protein MAPLLSLKSVSKQFDGQQVLKDIDLDFESGHFYTLLGPSGCGKTTVLKLIAGFEQADSGSIIYQGKSINKIPANKRTVNTVFQDYALFPHLNVYDNIAFGLKLKKKKDTEIKEKVKEALKLVKLEGYENRNIDEMSGGQKQRVAIARAIVNEPEVLLLDESLSALDLKLRTEMQYELRALQSRLGITFIFVTHDQEEALALSDYIVVLKDGKVQQFGTPIDIYDEPVNRFVADFIGESNIIEGTMVQDYLVNIYDKDIECVDMGIPSGQKIEVVIRPEDITITTPDKSLFQAKVDAMLFRGVHYEINCIDQEGYEWMIQTTKKAEVGSTVGLYFEPEAIHIMVPGETEEEFDKRIESYEETDNEQDE, from the coding sequence ATGGCACCATTATTATCTTTAAAATCAGTCAGCAAACAATTTGATGGCCAACAAGTATTGAAAGATATTGATTTAGACTTCGAATCAGGACATTTTTATACACTTTTAGGGCCCTCTGGTTGTGGAAAAACAACCGTATTAAAATTAATTGCAGGGTTTGAACAAGCAGATTCTGGCTCTATTATTTATCAAGGAAAGTCAATTAATAAAATACCCGCAAATAAACGTACAGTGAATACTGTTTTCCAAGATTACGCGCTTTTCCCGCATTTAAATGTATATGACAATATTGCATTTGGTTTGAAGTTAAAGAAAAAGAAAGATACAGAAATTAAGGAAAAGGTAAAAGAAGCCCTGAAACTGGTTAAATTAGAAGGGTATGAAAACCGTAATATTGATGAAATGAGCGGTGGGCAAAAGCAGCGTGTAGCTATTGCTCGAGCTATCGTCAATGAACCTGAAGTTTTATTATTAGATGAATCTCTATCAGCACTTGATTTAAAGTTGCGTACAGAAATGCAGTATGAATTGCGTGCGTTGCAATCACGTCTTGGTATTACATTTATTTTTGTGACACATGATCAAGAAGAAGCCTTAGCTTTGAGTGATTATATCGTTGTATTAAAAGACGGTAAAGTTCAGCAATTCGGTACGCCTATAGATATTTATGATGAACCTGTGAATCGCTTCGTAGCAGATTTTATTGGAGAATCTAACATTATTGAAGGGACTATGGTTCAAGACTATCTTGTAAATATCTATGATAAAGATATTGAATGTGTGGATATGGGAATTCCATCAGGTCAAAAAATTGAAGTAGTTATTCGTCCGGAAGATATTACAATCACAACACCTGATAAAAGTTTATTCCAAGCAAAAGTGGATGCCATGCTTTTTAGAGGTGTGCATTATGAAATCAACTGTATTGACCAAGAAGGTTATGAATGGATGATTCAAACAACTAAAAAAGCTGAAGTGGGCAGCACGGTAGGTCTTTATTTTGAACCTGAAGCAATTCATATCATGGTGCCGGGTGAAACAGAGGAAGAATTTGATAAACGTATAGAAAGTTATGAGGAAACAGACAATGAGCAAGATGAATAA